One Rhodospirillaceae bacterium genomic region harbors:
- a CDS encoding transporter substrate-binding domain-containing protein, with amino-acid sequence MKLKNTHTLIILCAAFMIFVGGSIPSAAQVERKVDKITLLAAEIPGGLVKIEGTRGVGVYPDLFYEAAAISNTSITFRFVPWGRAFREVEQSEHLLTFPLTRLPEREARYKWLVPLDTDEIVFLSRDTPINSLSQAKKLKRILVWEGSSMEIFLRSKGFSNLLAVGKTESLIRMLAHGRADAWFTVRPEKMESFSANGSIVKIVSGDVINSESVWLVGGKSFIHSEESRRFSQVVRNLVNKGRLKELKQKYKILPK; translated from the coding sequence ATGAAACTCAAGAATACACACACCTTAATAATTCTTTGTGCTGCCTTTATGATTTTTGTCGGAGGCAGTATCCCATCTGCAGCGCAAGTCGAGCGAAAGGTTGACAAGATAACGCTTCTCGCTGCTGAGATCCCCGGCGGTTTGGTGAAAATTGAAGGCACCAGAGGTGTTGGTGTGTATCCTGATCTTTTTTATGAAGCTGCCGCCATTTCCAATACAAGCATCACATTTCGATTTGTTCCGTGGGGTAGAGCTTTTCGTGAAGTGGAACAGTCAGAACACCTCTTAACGTTCCCGCTAACGCGGTTACCGGAGCGTGAAGCTCGTTATAAATGGTTAGTGCCATTAGACACCGATGAGATTGTATTCTTGTCCCGTGACACACCAATTAATTCCTTATCTCAGGCCAAAAAGCTAAAACGGATATTGGTTTGGGAAGGCTCTAGCATGGAAATATTTTTACGTAGCAAAGGATTTTCGAATCTATTGGCGGTCGGCAAAACAGAATCATTAATCCGAATGTTAGCTCACGGACGTGCCGACGCGTGGTTTACGGTACGTCCGGAAAAAATGGAATCCTTTTCAGCCAACGGCAGCATAGTGAAGATAGTTTCTGGAGATGTTATAAACAGCGAGTCCGTTTGGCTGGTGGGTGGAAAATCCTTCATTCATTCCGAAGAGTCTAGGCGTTTTTCTCAAGTTGTCCGAAATTTAGTGAACAAGGGCAGATTGAAAGAACTCAAGCAGAAGTATAAAATTCTACCGAAGTAA
- the guaD gene encoding guanine deaminase — MNSASASHKKKAIRGQTLTFVGDPFQVQPNESISYEADGAVVIEGGVIVDVGAAGDILKRHPQASVDHYPDCLIMAGFIDAHVHYPQTEIIAAYGEQLLEWLNNYTFPVESRFDDKAYADAAATFFLEECLRNGITTSSVYCTVHPQSVTSLFEKATKLGMRVVAGKVMMDRNAPDHLLDTPQLAYDQSEDLIRQWHGTGRCSYAITPRFAPTSSPQQLEAAGALWAKYPDTLMQTHISENHDEIAWVKELFPGARDYLDVYETFGLVKSGANFGHALHLTEREIDSFRQSGAGISHCPTSNTFIGSGLFKMADLRDNPQPIAVGLATDIGGGTSFSMFDTMKSAYEIAQLQGYSLHPAKAFYLATMGSAKLLQLDGVIGNLAAGYEADIQIIDLKSRPLISERMSHARDIWDVLFAQMIMADDRAVRCVYSGGALIYERDK, encoded by the coding sequence ATGAATTCAGCATCAGCAAGCCATAAGAAGAAGGCCATCAGGGGGCAGACGCTGACCTTTGTCGGCGACCCCTTCCAGGTTCAACCGAATGAAAGCATCTCGTATGAAGCAGATGGCGCGGTGGTGATAGAGGGCGGCGTTATTGTTGATGTCGGTGCGGCTGGCGACATCCTCAAACGTCATCCACAGGCGAGCGTTGACCACTATCCCGATTGCCTGATCATGGCGGGCTTCATCGACGCCCACGTGCATTACCCGCAAACCGAAATTATTGCCGCTTATGGCGAGCAGTTGCTTGAATGGTTGAACAATTACACCTTCCCGGTGGAATCCCGCTTTGACGACAAGGCCTATGCCGACGCGGCGGCGACATTTTTCCTTGAAGAATGCTTGCGTAACGGCATCACCACATCTTCGGTTTACTGTACGGTGCATCCGCAATCGGTGACCTCCCTGTTTGAAAAGGCGACAAAGCTGGGTATGCGGGTCGTTGCCGGCAAGGTGATGATGGATCGCAACGCCCCTGATCATCTGCTTGACACGCCCCAGCTCGCCTATGATCAATCAGAAGACCTGATCAGGCAGTGGCATGGCACCGGGCGTTGCAGCTACGCCATTACACCGCGATTTGCCCCGACCTCAAGCCCGCAACAGCTGGAAGCAGCGGGTGCCTTGTGGGCGAAGTATCCGGATACCCTGATGCAGACACACATCAGCGAAAATCATGATGAAATTGCCTGGGTAAAAGAGTTGTTCCCGGGAGCCCGCGACTATCTGGATGTTTATGAAACGTTTGGCCTGGTCAAAAGCGGCGCAAACTTCGGCCACGCCCTGCATTTAACCGAGCGCGAAATTGACAGTTTCAGGCAATCGGGGGCCGGCATTTCTCACTGTCCCACATCTAATACTTTTATTGGTTCGGGTTTGTTCAAGATGGCCGATTTACGTGATAACCCGCAACCGATTGCGGTCGGGCTGGCCACGGATATCGGCGGTGGTACGTCTTTTTCAATGTTCGATACCATGAAGTCGGCCTATGAAATCGCCCAACTGCAAGGCTACAGCCTGCACCCGGCAAAAGCCTTTTACCTGGCCACCATGGGCAGTGCAAAATTGTTGCAACTGGACGGTGTGATAGGAAATCTGGCAGCGGGCTACGAGGCGGATATCCAGATCATAGACCTGAAATCCCGCCCCCTTATCAGCGAACGCATGAGCCACGCCCGCGATATTTGGGACGTACTGTTCGCACAGATGATCATGGCCGACGACCGCGCGGTTCGCTGCGTCTATTCAGGCGGCGCCTTAATTTACGAGCGCGATAAATAA
- a CDS encoding BMP family ABC transporter substrate-binding protein, with product MTFKKILTLAGLAVCASVVLGMSVQAAEKTKAAFVYVGPIGDHGWSYQHHEGLKAVEKAFGDKIETTYVESVSEGPDAERVIRQLAQNGNQIIFTTSFGYMNPTLKVAKAFPKVKFEHSTGFKRSANVATYNARFYEGRYVAGLVAGKMTKSNTIGYIASFPIPEVVMGINATYLGAKSVNPNVKMKVVWVSTWFDPGKEADAAKALRDQGADILFQHTDSPAAMKIAEQEGVFAVGQASDMHTFGPKAQLTAIVNNWAPYYVKRIKEVMDGTWKSGDVWGGFGSGMLLLADWNKAVPADVVAQANKVRDEIIAGSFHPFTGPLNKQDGTAFLKAGEVIDDGALSGMNFYVEGVTGKLP from the coding sequence ATGACGTTTAAGAAAATTCTAACCCTGGCAGGACTTGCCGTATGCGCCAGCGTGGTGCTGGGCATGTCCGTTCAGGCCGCGGAAAAGACGAAAGCCGCATTTGTTTATGTGGGCCCCATTGGCGATCATGGCTGGTCGTACCAGCATCATGAGGGCCTGAAAGCCGTTGAGAAGGCATTCGGCGACAAGATCGAGACAACATATGTTGAAAGTGTCTCCGAAGGTCCAGACGCTGAACGTGTGATCCGTCAACTGGCTCAGAATGGCAATCAAATCATTTTCACCACGTCGTTCGGTTACATGAACCCGACCCTTAAAGTGGCCAAGGCTTTCCCAAAGGTGAAGTTTGAACATTCCACCGGCTTCAAACGTTCGGCTAATGTCGCCACCTACAACGCCCGTTTCTATGAAGGCCGCTATGTGGCCGGTCTCGTCGCCGGTAAAATGACCAAATCCAACACCATTGGCTACATCGCCTCGTTCCCGATCCCCGAGGTGGTAATGGGTATCAACGCCACCTATCTGGGTGCAAAGTCTGTCAATCCGAATGTAAAAATGAAGGTTGTCTGGGTCAGCACCTGGTTTGATCCCGGCAAGGAAGCCGATGCCGCCAAAGCCCTGCGCGATCAGGGCGCCGACATTCTTTTCCAGCATACGGATTCCCCGGCAGCCATGAAAATAGCTGAGCAAGAAGGCGTCTTCGCCGTTGGTCAGGCTTCCGACATGCACACCTTTGGTCCGAAAGCCCAGCTCACAGCCATTGTCAATAATTGGGCGCCGTATTATGTCAAGCGTATCAAGGAAGTGATGGACGGCACCTGGAAATCCGGTGACGTCTGGGGCGGTTTCGGATCGGGTATGCTTCTGCTGGCTGACTGGAATAAGGCAGTTCCCGCCGATGTTGTCGCCCAGGCAAACAAGGTCAGGGATGAAATCATTGCCGGTAGCTTTCATCCATTCACCGGCCCGCTTAACAAACAGGATGGCACAGCCTTCCTGAAAGCCGGGGAAGTTATTGATGATGGTGCGCTTTCGGGTATGAACTTCTATGTCGAAGGCGTCACCGGAAAGTTACCCTAG
- a CDS encoding ABC transporter permease, translating to MDLFINIFVGVIVAATPLIFAAIGEVVVEKSGVLNLGVEGMMVIGALSGFAVTLQTGSFTLGILAAMIGGALMALLFAFMTQSLMANQVATGLALTLFGLGLSALLGQGFSGQSVPNLPGLDIPLLSDIPVIGAMFFQFDILVYGSMVLVAVTTWFFAKTRTGLIIKAIGDNHDAAHSIGYNVVAFRYMTLMFGGACAGVGGAYLSLAQTPLWVENMTAGRGWIALALVVFGTWHPARAMMGAYLFGGITILQLHSQGMGIAIDPQILSMLPYLATIAVLVAISRNQGKGKMNAPAQLGVPFYAAS from the coding sequence ATGGATTTATTCATCAATATCTTCGTTGGCGTGATCGTCGCCGCTACACCCCTGATCTTTGCCGCCATTGGCGAAGTCGTGGTCGAAAAATCCGGCGTTCTTAATCTTGGTGTCGAAGGCATGATGGTTATTGGCGCGCTGTCAGGTTTCGCCGTCACCCTGCAAACCGGGAGCTTCACCCTGGGGATACTGGCAGCCATGATCGGCGGCGCCTTGATGGCATTGCTGTTTGCCTTTATGACCCAGTCCCTGATGGCCAATCAGGTGGCCACCGGTTTGGCCCTGACCTTGTTTGGTCTAGGCTTGAGCGCCTTGCTGGGGCAGGGGTTCTCCGGCCAGTCGGTACCAAACCTGCCGGGTCTAGATATTCCGCTACTGTCCGATATTCCGGTTATCGGGGCGATGTTCTTTCAGTTTGATATTCTGGTCTACGGCTCGATGGTTCTGGTTGCGGTGACGACATGGTTCTTTGCAAAAACCCGCACCGGCCTGATTATCAAGGCCATTGGCGATAACCATGACGCGGCCCATTCAATAGGCTACAACGTTGTCGCTTTTCGTTACATGACACTGATGTTTGGCGGCGCTTGCGCAGGCGTCGGTGGCGCCTATCTGTCGCTCGCTCAAACCCCGCTTTGGGTTGAAAACATGACGGCCGGTCGGGGCTGGATTGCCCTGGCGTTGGTCGTTTTTGGCACGTGGCATCCGGCTCGCGCCATGATGGGAGCCTATTTGTTTGGCGGCATCACCATTTTGCAACTTCATTCACAGGGAATGGGTATTGCCATTGATCCGCAAATCCTGTCCATGTTGCCCTACCTTGCGACGATCGCCGTTCTCGTCGCTATCTCGCGAAACCAGGGCAAGGGAAAGATGAACGCCCCGGCACAACTTGGGGTGCCGTTCTATGCAGCCAGTTAA
- a CDS encoding ABC transporter permease: protein MLTFRIEKRNEPSQTMVYATPFLAVVLTIIAGFFLFSFMGKNPVQAITLIFIEPLTTIYSISELLVKATPLILIAIGLSMGFKAGVWNIGAEGQFTMGAVAGSAVALYFYEVDGFYVMPLMALAGMLGGMAWAAIPAFLKTRFNTNEILVSLMLVYVATLVLNVLVHGPMRDPDGFNFPESRLFSDSAVLPLIMEQGRAHAGFLVALVIVAAAWVLQARHILGFQIRVAGEAEEAAGYAGFTKKRLVWVTFMISGGLAGLAGLFEAAGPVGQLVPALPVGYGFTAIIVAFLGRLNPVGILLGGLLLALTYIGGESAQISMSLPKATTSVFQGMLLFFLLAVDILINYRVKLLNEPVSAGVK, encoded by the coding sequence ATGCTGACCTTTAGAATTGAAAAGCGCAACGAACCCTCGCAAACCATGGTTTATGCGACGCCGTTTCTGGCTGTTGTTTTGACCATTATTGCCGGGTTTTTCCTGTTTTCCTTCATGGGTAAAAACCCGGTACAGGCCATAACCCTGATTTTCATCGAACCACTAACGACCATTTACAGCATTTCAGAGCTTCTTGTTAAAGCGACGCCGCTTATTTTGATTGCCATTGGCCTGTCCATGGGGTTCAAGGCCGGTGTCTGGAATATTGGCGCCGAAGGTCAGTTTACCATGGGGGCCGTCGCCGGTAGCGCCGTCGCCCTGTATTTTTATGAAGTGGACGGGTTTTACGTAATGCCTTTGATGGCCTTGGCCGGAATGCTGGGGGGGATGGCGTGGGCCGCTATCCCGGCGTTCCTTAAAACCCGCTTCAACACCAATGAAATCCTCGTCAGCCTGATGCTGGTTTATGTCGCGACGCTGGTTTTGAATGTGCTGGTGCATGGTCCCATGCGTGATCCCGATGGCTTCAATTTTCCCGAGAGCCGCCTTTTCAGTGACTCGGCGGTGCTGCCGCTGATTATGGAGCAAGGTCGCGCCCACGCCGGGTTTCTTGTCGCTCTGGTTATTGTGGCTGCTGCATGGGTGCTTCAGGCGCGTCATATTCTGGGTTTTCAAATCAGGGTCGCAGGGGAAGCCGAAGAAGCCGCTGGTTATGCCGGCTTTACCAAAAAACGGCTGGTCTGGGTGACCTTCATGATTTCGGGCGGCCTTGCTGGTCTTGCCGGTTTGTTTGAAGCTGCCGGTCCTGTTGGCCAACTGGTTCCGGCGCTTCCCGTCGGCTACGGGTTCACCGCCATCATTGTCGCCTTTCTTGGACGCCTGAACCCGGTTGGCATCCTGCTTGGCGGCTTGCTTCTGGCGTTGACCTATATCGGCGGTGAGTCGGCGCAAATTTCCATGAGCCTGCCCAAAGCGACAACCAGCGTCTTTCAGGGCATGTTGTTGTTCTTCCTGCTGGCGGTTGATATCCTGATTAACTACCGGGTCAAGTTGCTGAATGAACCGGTTTCAGCGGGGGTGAAATAG
- a CDS encoding ABC transporter ATP-binding protein → MSSEILLELEGITKAFPGVIANDDVSFKIGHGEIHALLGENGAGKSTLVKMIYGVLKSDSGVMHMHGEHYNPSKPAEARAHGVGMVFQHFSLFEALSVADNIALGISPELAKGDLPERIIEISKYYGLELDPKRTIGDLSVGIRQRVEIVRCLLQNPKLIIMDEPTSVLTPGEVQTLFKVLRRLTDEGCSILYISHKLEEIRDLCHHATILRGGKVIGTCTPSEESAKSLAEMMIGETLTPPKRLDKDYGPVRLKVSNLTTESVGVGDHSITLKDISFSVRSGEIVGVAGVAGNGQRRLMSALIGDKKCNRAEAVIIDETPCGLLDPDERRAIGLCCVPEERLGHAAVPDMTLVENTILSARVRMNLCERGFLNIPAARKMAEDVVETFKVKTAGTEHVARSLSGGNLQKFIMGREIMQTPDVFIASQPTWGVDAGAASEIHEAIIQLAKNGTAVLMISQDLDELFAIADSIAVIADGRLSKPTVVEDLTTEQIGREMGGQSEVASEGADADL, encoded by the coding sequence ATGAGTTCAGAAATTCTGCTGGAACTGGAAGGTATTACCAAGGCCTTTCCCGGCGTCATCGCCAACGATGATGTGTCGTTTAAAATTGGCCACGGGGAAATTCATGCACTCCTGGGAGAGAATGGCGCTGGCAAGTCAACGCTGGTGAAAATGATCTATGGCGTTTTGAAATCTGACTCTGGCGTCATGCATATGCACGGGGAACATTACAACCCGTCAAAACCGGCCGAAGCCCGCGCCCACGGTGTCGGTATGGTGTTCCAGCATTTCTCGCTGTTTGAAGCTCTCAGTGTCGCTGACAATATCGCCCTTGGCATATCGCCGGAATTGGCGAAGGGCGATCTACCGGAACGGATTATTGAAATTTCCAAATATTACGGCCTTGAGCTTGACCCCAAACGGACCATTGGCGATCTTTCCGTGGGAATTCGCCAGCGCGTCGAAATCGTCCGCTGTCTGCTGCAAAACCCGAAACTGATTATTATGGATGAGCCGACATCGGTGTTGACGCCCGGTGAAGTGCAAACCCTGTTCAAGGTGTTGCGCAGACTGACCGATGAAGGTTGTTCGATCCTTTATATATCGCACAAACTGGAAGAAATTCGCGACCTGTGTCACCACGCCACCATTTTGCGCGGCGGCAAAGTCATCGGCACGTGCACGCCCAGCGAAGAATCCGCAAAAAGCCTTGCTGAAATGATGATCGGTGAAACCCTGACCCCGCCCAAGCGCCTGGATAAGGACTATGGCCCGGTCCGCTTGAAAGTCAGCAATCTGACCACCGAGTCCGTAGGCGTTGGCGATCACAGCATCACCCTTAAAGATATCAGCTTTAGCGTTCGTTCGGGTGAAATCGTCGGGGTCGCAGGGGTTGCCGGTAATGGCCAACGTCGCCTGATGTCAGCCCTGATCGGTGATAAAAAATGCAACAGAGCGGAGGCCGTCATTATCGACGAGACGCCGTGCGGATTGCTTGACCCCGACGAGCGGCGAGCCATTGGCCTTTGTTGCGTGCCCGAAGAACGGTTGGGCCACGCTGCCGTTCCCGATATGACGCTGGTTGAAAACACCATCCTCAGTGCGCGGGTCCGCATGAACCTGTGTGAAAGAGGGTTCCTTAACATTCCGGCGGCACGGAAGATGGCTGAAGATGTGGTCGAGACCTTCAAGGTGAAGACCGCCGGCACCGAGCATGTAGCGCGGAGTTTGTCCGGCGGTAATTTACAAAAATTCATCATGGGCCGTGAAATCATGCAAACCCCGGATGTCTTCATTGCCTCCCAGCCGACCTGGGGCGTTGATGCCGGGGCGGCTTCGGAAATTCACGAAGCGATCATTCAGCTGGCCAAAAACGGTACCGCCGTGCTGATGATTTCCCAGGACCTGGATGAACTGTTTGCCATCGCAGACAGCATTGCCGTGATCGCCGATGGCCGCCTGTCGAAACCGACTGTTGTGGAAGACCTGACAACGGAACAGATCGGCCGGGAAATGGGTGGCCAGTCTGAAGTCGCAAGCGAGGGTGCAGATGCTGACCTTTAG
- the xdhC gene encoding xanthine dehydrogenase accessory protein XdhC, with translation MVLDDILETTARWDEVVRVTVTHGLGSTPREAGADMIVSADDFTGSIGGGKLEYLVLEKARTWMQNGAGDEGLWPRQTENFVLGTELRQCCGGVVWLLLEYFDASHSQALQQQRLHMQADTLLIHDINASTPLLDTTQHLDIIRKTPLLADAIKAVPTQATMLKDEHGRAVWFVEPAARPAAELVIYGAGHVGRAVIRVLEGTPFNISWVDINTDRFPTVVRGDVKKIISPNPADHVNAVPAGAFHVVMTHSHEIDLDICRTVLEREDARFLGLIGSETKKTKFLNRLRKDGVPDSALNVFHCPVGLGDWSSKLPSVIAISVAAQLVDVYEAGLAELNPRNLKQIRAVGGNE, from the coding sequence ATGGTTCTTGACGATATTCTTGAAACCACCGCACGTTGGGACGAGGTCGTCCGGGTGACGGTCACCCACGGTCTCGGTTCGACCCCTCGTGAGGCCGGCGCCGACATGATCGTTTCCGCTGATGATTTCACGGGCAGTATTGGTGGTGGCAAGCTGGAATATCTGGTTTTGGAAAAAGCCCGCACGTGGATGCAAAACGGGGCAGGGGACGAAGGGCTGTGGCCCCGGCAAACGGAAAATTTTGTCCTTGGAACCGAACTACGGCAATGCTGTGGCGGCGTCGTTTGGTTGCTGCTTGAATATTTTGATGCGAGCCATAGCCAAGCCTTGCAACAACAACGGCTGCACATGCAGGCGGACACCCTGCTGATCCACGACATCAATGCCTCAACACCTCTTCTCGATACAACACAACATCTTGATATCATTAGAAAAACACCCCTGTTGGCTGATGCCATTAAAGCCGTGCCGACACAGGCGACGATGTTGAAGGACGAGCATGGTCGGGCGGTCTGGTTTGTTGAGCCGGCAGCACGGCCAGCGGCAGAACTGGTGATTTATGGCGCAGGTCATGTAGGTCGCGCTGTGATCAGGGTTCTTGAAGGAACGCCGTTTAATATTTCCTGGGTTGATATCAATACGGATCGCTTCCCCACGGTTGTCAGGGGTGACGTGAAAAAAATCATTTCACCCAATCCCGCAGACCACGTAAACGCCGTTCCGGCCGGAGCCTTTCATGTTGTGATGACCCATTCTCACGAAATTGATCTGGATATTTGCCGAACCGTACTGGAAAGGGAAGATGCCCGTTTCCTTGGCCTGATAGGTTCTGAAACCAAAAAAACAAAATTTTTAAACCGTTTGCGCAAAGATGGTGTTCCCGACTCCGCCCTAAACGTGTTTCACTGCCCTGTCGGTCTGGGCGACTGGTCGAGCAAGCTGCCGTCGGTGATTGCTATTTCGGTTGCAGCGCAATTGGTTGATGTCTATGAGGCGGGGCTGGCTGAATTGAATCCCCGAAATCTCAAGCAGATACGCGCAGTGGGGGGGAACGAATGA